One Curtobacterium sp. MCLR17_007 DNA window includes the following coding sequences:
- a CDS encoding NADP-dependent oxidoreductase gives MKVVGVQQFGGPEALAVHEVPEPHAGAGSVRIRVQAFAVNPTDTGVRAGERDSSQASAPYVPGMDAAGVIDEVGPDVSGWQVGDAVMAMALPLSTHGGAYVEELVAPVGSFTHIPKDTSIELASTVPMNGLTAIRILELAGVPRGGTLAVTGAAGLLGNYLVQLAIAEGITVIADAAPKDEALVRSLGPDHIVPRGDGFADAVRAIVPEGVDALADAAVQRDVVVPAVRDGGTFIDVRGWEGNDAEGVRFEQVMVFGEYRSFDKLERLRHAVEGGTITPRVAEALPASRASEAHERLEAGGTRGRFVLTW, from the coding sequence GTGAAGGTCGTCGGAGTGCAGCAGTTCGGAGGGCCCGAGGCCCTCGCCGTCCACGAGGTCCCGGAGCCGCACGCGGGAGCCGGCTCCGTCCGGATCCGCGTGCAGGCGTTCGCGGTGAACCCCACCGACACGGGCGTCCGCGCGGGGGAGCGCGACAGCTCGCAGGCCTCGGCACCGTACGTACCCGGCATGGACGCGGCCGGGGTCATCGACGAGGTCGGTCCCGACGTGTCCGGCTGGCAGGTCGGGGACGCGGTGATGGCCATGGCGCTGCCGCTCAGCACGCACGGCGGCGCCTACGTCGAGGAGCTCGTCGCCCCGGTCGGTTCGTTCACCCACATCCCGAAGGACACCTCGATCGAGCTCGCTTCGACCGTGCCGATGAACGGGCTCACGGCGATCCGCATCCTCGAGCTCGCGGGTGTGCCGCGCGGTGGGACCCTCGCCGTCACGGGCGCCGCGGGCCTGCTCGGCAACTACCTGGTGCAGCTCGCGATTGCGGAGGGCATCACGGTCATCGCCGACGCCGCACCCAAGGACGAGGCGCTCGTGCGCTCGCTGGGGCCGGACCACATCGTGCCGCGTGGGGACGGGTTCGCGGACGCCGTGCGGGCGATCGTGCCCGAGGGCGTCGACGCACTCGCCGACGCCGCCGTGCAGCGCGACGTCGTGGTACCCGCCGTGCGCGACGGCGGTACGTTCATCGACGTGCGGGGCTGGGAGGGCAACGACGCCGAGGGCGTCCGGTTCGAGCAGGTGATGGTGTTCGGGGAGTACCGCTCGTTCGACAAGCTCGAGCGGCTGCGGCACGCGGTCGAGGGCGGCACGATCACGCCGCGGGTGGCCGAGGCGCTGCCGGCGTCCCGCGCGTCCGAGGCGCACGAGCGCCTCGAGGCCGGTGGGACGCGGGGACGGTTCGTGCTGACCTGGT